Proteins from a genomic interval of Gossypium hirsutum isolate 1008001.06 chromosome A09, Gossypium_hirsutum_v2.1, whole genome shotgun sequence:
- the LOC107888788 gene encoding CLIP-associated protein isoform X1, protein MEKLLELARSKDPKDRATGAELLHSLLQSSTGPLSSSDVESLVSTCIHLLNDPSNLNASLGALQCLASAAVLSADNLKLHFDGVLPAIVECLGDNKQPLRDAARGLLLTFMEVSSPAIIVDKVGPITWAHNSLRVREEFMRTVTSAITVFTSMEFMKAILPPILQMLNDSIQSIREAATLCIEEMYMQFGPEFLAELQRNNLPSSVLGDINIRLQKIEPKVFSFNRHVSSASSDQVDSAKGNQAESNPKTKDSFKDISVSGGEIDFTDKPIVPVTLNSEKELIREMEKIACMLVAENDWSVRIAAMQRVEALVIGGATSYPCFHALLKQLVAPLCTQLSDRRSSIVKQACHLLCFLSKELLGDFEACSEMFIPVLFKLVVITVLIIAESADTCIKTMLRNCKVSRVLPQIVNHAKHDRNAVLRARCCEYSLLMLEYWAYAPEIQKSADLYEDLIKCCVADAMSEVRSNARRCYRLFKKTWPERSQQLFLSFDSVVQRMINDEDGTTHRRHPSPSVRVKDVRKSHKAFQAPTSTTLPGPATSAVTTVDRNRAVPGGIPLSAGPFLSEVKSHRNGTERSFENMPNTNKQRAPAIENALAGLIISEKLSYQKKRSASFDLGVDPPPACGLSFPPIVAASAVTANAIFTDSTASTVKACLSSKSGKQACGFMEEHSDDRFARKSVDKHIDKQHVDTSSKDANFRDFQGNIIPNFQRPLLRKNISTRVSGNSRSFLDDNQILLSEMSNYVDGPASLQEALTEGLSPNSNWSARVAAFNYVRSLLQQDQKGVQEVAQNFEKVMKLFFQHLDDPHHKVAHAALSALADIISACRKPFESYLDRILHHVFSRLIDPKESVRQLSVMNLEVVSKAYGIDSLLPALLRALDEQRSPKAKLAVIEYAISSFKKNAMNSDGAANSGILKLWIAKLIPLIYDKNTKLKEAAISCIVSIHTHYDSVGVINYIMCMSAEEQNSLRRILRQQTPRIEMDLMNFLQNKRERPRPRNSHEPSDVGLSPDGEYTGALKKAYYFGRYSSGSNDIDNSKKLFSMQEPMQVLEPIAQKVSSEAQKNLPQNLEGGCNNAFTCTTTGADHPDGVDCENSMDDWPSTCFDMNTMTISNHFGISNSTIGIDTFVDVNNSNENSSNTKTCSSLKSRIIIPQILHQISNNKESATVRQLALQQLIEASMDTNLSLWTKHFNQILKVIIEVLDAPDSSTQELTLQLVADMVNKQKDAMEDSIEIVIEKLLHIAKDAVSKVSIEAENCLSMILSEYDPFKCLSVIVALLIHEDEKTLIFCIKTLTKLVRRLSQEELLAQLPSFSPVLFCAFSNQSAEVRKTVVFCLVDIYVMLGKAFRPYLQDLNGTQLRLVTLYANRISQARTGTCVEAINLPAV, encoded by the exons ATGGAGAAACTCCTTGAACTAGCACGTTCCAAGGACCCAAAGGACCGAGCAACAGGGGCTGAGCTTCTTCATTCTCTTCTCCAGTCTTCCACTGGACCCTTGTCTTCTTCCGACGTTGAATCTCTTGTTTCAACTTGTATTCACCTTCTCAATGACCCATCTAACTTAAACGCCTCTTTGGGAGCTCTCCAGTGTCTAGCATCTGCTGCCGTGCTCTCAGCTGACAACTTGAAGCTGCATTTTGATGGGGTTTTACCTGCAATTGTGGAGTGTTTAGGGGATAATAAGCAGCCTTTACGTGATGCAGCTAGAGGGCTGTTGTTGACTTTCATGGAG GTTTCTTCTCCAGCTATTATTGTAGATAAAGTTGGGCCGATAACCTGGGCGCATAACAGCCTGAGAGTTCGTGAAGAGTTTATGAGGACTGTCACTTCTGCTATCACTGTTTTTACGTCGATGGAGTTCATGAAGGCTATTCTTCCTCCG ATTTTACAGATGTTGAATGACTCAATTCAGAGCATTAGAGAAGCTGCTACATTGTGCATTGAG GAAATGTACATGCAGTTTGGGCCTGAATTTCTTGCTGAACTCCAGCGAAACAATCTTCCTTCATCAGTG TTAGGAGATATTAATATCAGATTGCAGAAGATAGAACCGAAGGTTTTCAGTTTCAATAGACACGTGTCATCTGCTTCTTCTGATCAAGTTGACTCAGCCAAGGGGAACCAAGCAGAGAGCAATCCTAAGACAAAGGATTCTTTTAAAGATATATCTGTTTCTGGAG GAGAGATTGACTTTACAGACAAACCCATAGTTCCAGTTACTTTAAACTCTGAAAAGGAGCTAATAAGAGAAATGGAGAAGATTGCGTGTATGCTTGTAGCGGAAAATGATTGGTCTGTTCGAATAGCTGCTATGCAGCGAGTTGAAGCTCTTGTCATTGGAG GTGCCACCAGTTATCCATGTTTTCATGCTCTCTTGAAGCAACTTGTTGCACCTCTTTGCACACAGTTGTCCGACCGAAGGTCTAGCATCGTAAAGCAG GCCTGTCATCTCTTATGTTTCTTGTCAAAAGAGCTGTTGGGGGATTTTGAAGCTTGTTCGGAAATGTTCATCCCG GTCCTTTTCAAGCTGGTTGTGATTACGGTTCTTATAATAGCTGAATCCGCAGACACCTGCATCAAAACA ATGCTGCGTAACTGCAAAGTTTCCCGTGTACTTCCTCAAATAGTTAACCATGCAAAACATGACCGTAATGCAGTACTCCGTGCTAG ATGCTGTGAGTACTCTCTTCTGATGCTGGAGTACTGGGCCTATGCACCAGAAATACAGAAATCTGCAGATCTTTACGAGGATCTTATAAAATGCTGTGTAGCTGATGCAATGAGTGAG GTACGGTCAAATGCTCGTCGTTGCTACAGACTGTTCAAGAAAACTTGGCCAGAGCGTTCTCAGCAACTATTTCTGTCCTTTGATTCAGTCGTCCAAAGG atgataaacgATGAAGATGGGACCACACATAGACGCCATCCTTCTCCTTCAGTTCGAGTAAAGGATGTCCGTAAATCCCATAAGGCTTTTCAAGCACCTACTTCTACAACTTTACCTGGACCTGCAACTTCAGCAGTTACCACAGTGGATCGGAATAGGGCTGTACCAGGAGGCATTCCTCTATCTGCTGGTCCATTTCTCTCTGAAGTAAAGTCACATCGAAATGGTACTGAAAGAAGTTTTGAAAACATGCCAAATACAAACAAACAGCGGGCTCCGGCTATCGAAAATGCGCTTGCTGGTTTAATTATATCTGAAAAACTCAGTTATCAAAAGAAGAGGTCAGCTAGCTTTGATTTAG GAGTTGACCCTCCTCCAGCTTGTGGCCTCTCATTTCCCCCTATTGTCGCTGCTTCAGCTGTTACTGCAAATGCTATTTTTACTGACTCAACTGCATCGACCGTTAAAG CTTGTTTGTCATCGAAATCAGGGAAGCAAGCTTGTGGTTTTATGGAAGAGCATTCTGATGATAGGTTTGCCCGGAAATCCGTAGATAAGCATATTGACAAACAGCATGTAGATACTTCTTCAAAAGATGCCAATTTTAGGGACTTCCAAGGTAATATTATTCCAAACTTCCAGAGGCCGCTTTTAAGAAAGAACATTTCAACTCGAGTTTCTGGAAACAGTAGAAGTTTTCTAGATGACAATCAGATACTACTTAGTGAAATGTCGAACTATGTGGATGGCCCAGCATCACTCCAGGAGGCTCTGACAGAGGGTCTCAGTCCAAATTCTAATTGGTCTGCTAGAGTTGCGGCTTTTAATTATGTCCGAAGTCTGCTGCAGCAGGACCAAAAAGGAGTCCAAGAAGTTGCACAGAATTTTGAGAAAGTCATGAAGTTGTTTTTCCAACACTTGGATGATCCGCACCATAAAGTTGCACACGCCGCTCTCTCGGCCCTTGCAGATATAATTTCAGCATGTAGAAAACCTTTTGAAAGTTACTTGGATCGAATCTTACACCATGTGTTTTCAAGGTTAATTGATCCGAAGGAATCAGTTCGGCAGCTTTCTGTAATGAATCTGGAAGTTGTAAGCAAAGCCTATGGCATAGATTCTCTTTTACCAGCTTTGCTCCGTGCCTTAGATGAACAGAGATCACCGAAGGCAAAACTGGCTGTTATAGAATACGCTAtcagttctttcaagaagaatgcTATGAATTCAGACGGTGCTGCTAATAGCGGCATTCTAAAGCTGTGGATTGCTAAATTAATACCTTTGATCTATGATAAAAACACAAAACTAAAAGAAGCAGCCATCTCCTGCATTGTATCTATACATACTCACTATGACTCCGTTGGTGTTATAAACTACATCATGTGTATGTCAGCTGAAGAGCAAAATTCTCTAAGGCGAATTCTTAGGCAGCAAACTCCTCGAATTGAAATGGATCTTATGAACTTCTTGCAGAACAAGAGAGAAAGACCCCGTCCTAGAAACAGTCACGAGCCATCTGATGTCGGACTTTCTCCTGATGGTGAATATACTGGTGCATTGAAGAAGGCTTACTATTTTGGAAGATATTCTTCAGGTTCGAATGATATCGATAACAGCAAGAAGTTGTTCTCCATGCAAGAACCGATGCAAGTTTTAGAACCTATTGCTCAAAAAGTATcaagtgaagctcagaaaaatttACCTCAGAATCTCGAAGGCGGCTGTAATAATGCTTTTACTTGCACTACTACTGGTGCTGACCATCCTGATGGTGTTGATTGTGAGAATTCAATGGACGACTGGCCTTCGACATGTTTTGACATGAATACGATGACAATCTCTAATCATTTTGGAATAAGCAATTCCACTATTGGTATTGACACTTTTGTTGATGTCAATAATAGTAATGAGAATTCCAGCAATACCAAGACTTGCTCTTCTCTAAAATCGCGTATCATCATTCCTCAAATTCTTCACCAG ATTTCTAACAATAAGGAGAGTGCAACCGTTAGACAGCTAGCACTTCAGCAGCTCATAGAAGCTTCCATGGATACAAACCTTTCGTTATGGACAAAG CATTTCAACCAGATTCTGAAAGTTATCATTGAGGTGTTGGATGCTCCTGATTCTTCAACCCAGGAATTGACCCTGCAGTTAGTAGCTGACATGGTGAACAAACAG AAAGATGCGATGGAAGATTctattgaaattgtaattgaaAAGTTACTTCATATTGCTAAGGATGCAGTTTCCAAG GTTTCAATTGAAGCAGAGAACTGCTTATCAATGATTTTATCAGAATATGACCCTTTCAAATGTCTAAGT GTTATTGTAGCCCTTTTAATCCATGAAGATGAGAAAACTCTTATTTTTTGCATCAAGACATTAACAAAG CTTGTCCGTCGGCTTTCTCAAGAGGAACTTCTGGCTCAGCTACCTTCATTTTCACCAGTTCTTTTTTGCGCATTCAGCAATCAAAGCGCTGAAGTTCGCAAG ACTGTTGTTTTCTGCTTGGTCGATATTTACGTCATGCTCGGGAAGGCGTTCCGGCCATACTTGCAGGATCTCAATGGGACCCAGTTGCGTCTGGTGACTCTTTATGCCAACAGAATTTCTCAAGCCAGAACTGGAACTTGTGTTGAAGCTATTAATTTGCCGGCAGTCTGA
- the LOC107888788 gene encoding CLIP-associated protein isoform X2, giving the protein MEKLLELARSKDPKDRATGAELLHSLLQSSTGPLSSSDVESLVSTCIHLLNDPSNLNASLGALQCLASAAVLSADNLKLHFDGVLPAIVECLGDNKQPLRDAARGLLLTFMEVSSPAIIVDKVGPITWAHNSLRVREEFMRTVTSAITVFTSMEFMKAILPPILQMLNDSIQSIREAATLCIEEMYMQFGPEFLAELQRNNLPSSVLGDINIRLQKIEPKVFSFNRHVSSASSDQVDSAKGNQAESNPKTKDSFKDISVSGGEIDFTDKPIVPVTLNSEKELIREMEKIACMLVAENDWSVRIAAMQRVEALVIGGATSYPCFHALLKQLVAPLCTQLSDRRSSIVKQACHLLCFLSKELLGDFEACSEMFIPVLFKLVVITVLIIAESADTCIKTMLRNCKVSRVLPQIVNHAKHDRNAVLRARCCEYSLLMLEYWAYAPEIQKSADLYEDLIKCCVADAMSEVRSNARRCYRLFKKTWPERSQQLFLSFDSVVQRMINDEDGTTHRRHPSPSVRVKDVRKSHKAFQAPTSTTLPGPATSAVTTVDRNRAVPGGIPLSAGPFLSEVKSHRNGTERSFENMPNTNKQRAPAIENALAGLIISEKLSYQKKSAGVDPPPACGLSFPPIVAASAVTANAIFTDSTASTVKACLSSKSGKQACGFMEEHSDDRFARKSVDKHIDKQHVDTSSKDANFRDFQGNIIPNFQRPLLRKNISTRVSGNSRSFLDDNQILLSEMSNYVDGPASLQEALTEGLSPNSNWSARVAAFNYVRSLLQQDQKGVQEVAQNFEKVMKLFFQHLDDPHHKVAHAALSALADIISACRKPFESYLDRILHHVFSRLIDPKESVRQLSVMNLEVVSKAYGIDSLLPALLRALDEQRSPKAKLAVIEYAISSFKKNAMNSDGAANSGILKLWIAKLIPLIYDKNTKLKEAAISCIVSIHTHYDSVGVINYIMCMSAEEQNSLRRILRQQTPRIEMDLMNFLQNKRERPRPRNSHEPSDVGLSPDGEYTGALKKAYYFGRYSSGSNDIDNSKKLFSMQEPMQVLEPIAQKVSSEAQKNLPQNLEGGCNNAFTCTTTGADHPDGVDCENSMDDWPSTCFDMNTMTISNHFGISNSTIGIDTFVDVNNSNENSSNTKTCSSLKSRIIIPQILHQISNNKESATVRQLALQQLIEASMDTNLSLWTKHFNQILKVIIEVLDAPDSSTQELTLQLVADMVNKQKDAMEDSIEIVIEKLLHIAKDAVSKVSIEAENCLSMILSEYDPFKCLSVIVALLIHEDEKTLIFCIKTLTKLVRRLSQEELLAQLPSFSPVLFCAFSNQSAEVRKTVVFCLVDIYVMLGKAFRPYLQDLNGTQLRLVTLYANRISQARTGTCVEAINLPAV; this is encoded by the exons ATGGAGAAACTCCTTGAACTAGCACGTTCCAAGGACCCAAAGGACCGAGCAACAGGGGCTGAGCTTCTTCATTCTCTTCTCCAGTCTTCCACTGGACCCTTGTCTTCTTCCGACGTTGAATCTCTTGTTTCAACTTGTATTCACCTTCTCAATGACCCATCTAACTTAAACGCCTCTTTGGGAGCTCTCCAGTGTCTAGCATCTGCTGCCGTGCTCTCAGCTGACAACTTGAAGCTGCATTTTGATGGGGTTTTACCTGCAATTGTGGAGTGTTTAGGGGATAATAAGCAGCCTTTACGTGATGCAGCTAGAGGGCTGTTGTTGACTTTCATGGAG GTTTCTTCTCCAGCTATTATTGTAGATAAAGTTGGGCCGATAACCTGGGCGCATAACAGCCTGAGAGTTCGTGAAGAGTTTATGAGGACTGTCACTTCTGCTATCACTGTTTTTACGTCGATGGAGTTCATGAAGGCTATTCTTCCTCCG ATTTTACAGATGTTGAATGACTCAATTCAGAGCATTAGAGAAGCTGCTACATTGTGCATTGAG GAAATGTACATGCAGTTTGGGCCTGAATTTCTTGCTGAACTCCAGCGAAACAATCTTCCTTCATCAGTG TTAGGAGATATTAATATCAGATTGCAGAAGATAGAACCGAAGGTTTTCAGTTTCAATAGACACGTGTCATCTGCTTCTTCTGATCAAGTTGACTCAGCCAAGGGGAACCAAGCAGAGAGCAATCCTAAGACAAAGGATTCTTTTAAAGATATATCTGTTTCTGGAG GAGAGATTGACTTTACAGACAAACCCATAGTTCCAGTTACTTTAAACTCTGAAAAGGAGCTAATAAGAGAAATGGAGAAGATTGCGTGTATGCTTGTAGCGGAAAATGATTGGTCTGTTCGAATAGCTGCTATGCAGCGAGTTGAAGCTCTTGTCATTGGAG GTGCCACCAGTTATCCATGTTTTCATGCTCTCTTGAAGCAACTTGTTGCACCTCTTTGCACACAGTTGTCCGACCGAAGGTCTAGCATCGTAAAGCAG GCCTGTCATCTCTTATGTTTCTTGTCAAAAGAGCTGTTGGGGGATTTTGAAGCTTGTTCGGAAATGTTCATCCCG GTCCTTTTCAAGCTGGTTGTGATTACGGTTCTTATAATAGCTGAATCCGCAGACACCTGCATCAAAACA ATGCTGCGTAACTGCAAAGTTTCCCGTGTACTTCCTCAAATAGTTAACCATGCAAAACATGACCGTAATGCAGTACTCCGTGCTAG ATGCTGTGAGTACTCTCTTCTGATGCTGGAGTACTGGGCCTATGCACCAGAAATACAGAAATCTGCAGATCTTTACGAGGATCTTATAAAATGCTGTGTAGCTGATGCAATGAGTGAG GTACGGTCAAATGCTCGTCGTTGCTACAGACTGTTCAAGAAAACTTGGCCAGAGCGTTCTCAGCAACTATTTCTGTCCTTTGATTCAGTCGTCCAAAGG atgataaacgATGAAGATGGGACCACACATAGACGCCATCCTTCTCCTTCAGTTCGAGTAAAGGATGTCCGTAAATCCCATAAGGCTTTTCAAGCACCTACTTCTACAACTTTACCTGGACCTGCAACTTCAGCAGTTACCACAGTGGATCGGAATAGGGCTGTACCAGGAGGCATTCCTCTATCTGCTGGTCCATTTCTCTCTGAAGTAAAGTCACATCGAAATGGTACTGAAAGAAGTTTTGAAAACATGCCAAATACAAACAAACAGCGGGCTCCGGCTATCGAAAATGCGCTTGCTGGTTTAATTATATCTGAAAAACTCAGTTATCAAAAGAAGAG TGCAGGAGTTGACCCTCCTCCAGCTTGTGGCCTCTCATTTCCCCCTATTGTCGCTGCTTCAGCTGTTACTGCAAATGCTATTTTTACTGACTCAACTGCATCGACCGTTAAAG CTTGTTTGTCATCGAAATCAGGGAAGCAAGCTTGTGGTTTTATGGAAGAGCATTCTGATGATAGGTTTGCCCGGAAATCCGTAGATAAGCATATTGACAAACAGCATGTAGATACTTCTTCAAAAGATGCCAATTTTAGGGACTTCCAAGGTAATATTATTCCAAACTTCCAGAGGCCGCTTTTAAGAAAGAACATTTCAACTCGAGTTTCTGGAAACAGTAGAAGTTTTCTAGATGACAATCAGATACTACTTAGTGAAATGTCGAACTATGTGGATGGCCCAGCATCACTCCAGGAGGCTCTGACAGAGGGTCTCAGTCCAAATTCTAATTGGTCTGCTAGAGTTGCGGCTTTTAATTATGTCCGAAGTCTGCTGCAGCAGGACCAAAAAGGAGTCCAAGAAGTTGCACAGAATTTTGAGAAAGTCATGAAGTTGTTTTTCCAACACTTGGATGATCCGCACCATAAAGTTGCACACGCCGCTCTCTCGGCCCTTGCAGATATAATTTCAGCATGTAGAAAACCTTTTGAAAGTTACTTGGATCGAATCTTACACCATGTGTTTTCAAGGTTAATTGATCCGAAGGAATCAGTTCGGCAGCTTTCTGTAATGAATCTGGAAGTTGTAAGCAAAGCCTATGGCATAGATTCTCTTTTACCAGCTTTGCTCCGTGCCTTAGATGAACAGAGATCACCGAAGGCAAAACTGGCTGTTATAGAATACGCTAtcagttctttcaagaagaatgcTATGAATTCAGACGGTGCTGCTAATAGCGGCATTCTAAAGCTGTGGATTGCTAAATTAATACCTTTGATCTATGATAAAAACACAAAACTAAAAGAAGCAGCCATCTCCTGCATTGTATCTATACATACTCACTATGACTCCGTTGGTGTTATAAACTACATCATGTGTATGTCAGCTGAAGAGCAAAATTCTCTAAGGCGAATTCTTAGGCAGCAAACTCCTCGAATTGAAATGGATCTTATGAACTTCTTGCAGAACAAGAGAGAAAGACCCCGTCCTAGAAACAGTCACGAGCCATCTGATGTCGGACTTTCTCCTGATGGTGAATATACTGGTGCATTGAAGAAGGCTTACTATTTTGGAAGATATTCTTCAGGTTCGAATGATATCGATAACAGCAAGAAGTTGTTCTCCATGCAAGAACCGATGCAAGTTTTAGAACCTATTGCTCAAAAAGTATcaagtgaagctcagaaaaatttACCTCAGAATCTCGAAGGCGGCTGTAATAATGCTTTTACTTGCACTACTACTGGTGCTGACCATCCTGATGGTGTTGATTGTGAGAATTCAATGGACGACTGGCCTTCGACATGTTTTGACATGAATACGATGACAATCTCTAATCATTTTGGAATAAGCAATTCCACTATTGGTATTGACACTTTTGTTGATGTCAATAATAGTAATGAGAATTCCAGCAATACCAAGACTTGCTCTTCTCTAAAATCGCGTATCATCATTCCTCAAATTCTTCACCAG ATTTCTAACAATAAGGAGAGTGCAACCGTTAGACAGCTAGCACTTCAGCAGCTCATAGAAGCTTCCATGGATACAAACCTTTCGTTATGGACAAAG CATTTCAACCAGATTCTGAAAGTTATCATTGAGGTGTTGGATGCTCCTGATTCTTCAACCCAGGAATTGACCCTGCAGTTAGTAGCTGACATGGTGAACAAACAG AAAGATGCGATGGAAGATTctattgaaattgtaattgaaAAGTTACTTCATATTGCTAAGGATGCAGTTTCCAAG GTTTCAATTGAAGCAGAGAACTGCTTATCAATGATTTTATCAGAATATGACCCTTTCAAATGTCTAAGT GTTATTGTAGCCCTTTTAATCCATGAAGATGAGAAAACTCTTATTTTTTGCATCAAGACATTAACAAAG CTTGTCCGTCGGCTTTCTCAAGAGGAACTTCTGGCTCAGCTACCTTCATTTTCACCAGTTCTTTTTTGCGCATTCAGCAATCAAAGCGCTGAAGTTCGCAAG ACTGTTGTTTTCTGCTTGGTCGATATTTACGTCATGCTCGGGAAGGCGTTCCGGCCATACTTGCAGGATCTCAATGGGACCCAGTTGCGTCTGGTGACTCTTTATGCCAACAGAATTTCTCAAGCCAGAACTGGAACTTGTGTTGAAGCTATTAATTTGCCGGCAGTCTGA